One stretch of Eupeodes corollae chromosome 2, idEupCoro1.1, whole genome shotgun sequence DNA includes these proteins:
- the LOC129946527 gene encoding small integral membrane protein 8: MSSSEKPETVEKSAPRVAAPGDGVRSIRTTNVFRAINFELYAKPNIVVMGIGLTCFTGVLGYIAYMRYKYEAAGYYAAVQEDGKEVFKKKQSKWDT; encoded by the exons ATGTCATCCAGTGAAAAACCCGAAACAGTTGAGAAATCAGCTCCCAGAGTTGCCGCTCCCGGTGATGGAGTTCGATCAATAAGAACCACCAATGTTTTCCGCGCTATAAACTTTGAATTATATGCTAAACCT AACATAGTTGTCATGGGAATAGGACTTACCTGTTTTACTGGTGTCCTCGGTTATATTGCCTACATGAGATATAAATATGAAGCAGCTGGATACTATGCGGCAGTTCAAGAGGATGGCAAAGAAGTCTTTAAAAAGAAGCAGTCTAAATGGGATACGTAG